The genomic DNA aatatatatctcgAATAGTATTTTGGAACAGCGAGTATTAGATAACTGGAGGCTTCCACCGGTTAAAAAAACTTAACATGTACAGCAACTGTTAAAAGGGTAGTTAACTAGTCTAACAAATTACTTCAGAAACcaacaaagataaaaaaaagaagatgaatatTATGTCATACAGGAATTACTTGCTGATTAATGATACAAGAGCTAACTACCCTACCAATGAGGCATATGCATACATTGTACATTAGCTATCTTTACAATGCTGAACTGCAGTTGGTATGTGACAACTTTGGCCCGGACATTGTCCTCAAATGAAATCCATGGAGTCGTTTAGGGACTGACCACTCAGTGACTGCCCCCCGTTGGATGGACTCTGGTGATGATGGTTTTGATTGTGATGCTGAGCCTGGTGGCCACCAAAGTATgacatctgctgctgctgctgttgttgcagctgctgctgctgcatgaaATAGGATGGCATCTGCTGCTGGACTCCACCATTGAAGATGTTCCCGTTCATGTTAACAGCTTGCCCTGCAGATATCTTAAGTCGCTGGACTTCTTCTCTCAAGGCTTCATTCAAAGCTGTAGAGGTAGAAAATGGAACATTTCAATGTGCTGATTCCTAAAATAAGTAGGCAACTAGAATTGTTCTGTTTCGTTTCACCAACAGATCAATCAATTCATCAGTAAAATCAGAGATCTTGTGGCGGTGAGAGTTTGTGTTTAAGAACACATGATGATTAGGAGATCTGAAATAATTTCAAAGATCAGAGCATACCATCCCGCAGTTTAGCTTGCTCTTCCATGGACTGCAATCGAAGTTTGAGCTCTCTGTTCTCAGCAGTTAAACCAGTTGTATCCCTCTGGGTTTGAAGCAAATCGCAACACATCAGATATGAGGATATTATATATgtgagaaacaaaagaaattgtaGCACCATAAAATGTTAAACAACATTATTCACAGAAGAGTGAACAAGGAAAATATATGGTAgtttaaactctttcaataatGATCCCCTATCAAATATTCTCGCATATAAAAAGCATATGTCGTGCGGTAGCAAGGTTCAAACATCAATAAAAGGTAAGTATGGGAAACATTACTGGAGTGCTGCACACAGGAAAAATTACTAAACTGAGAATACAAATCCTGCAAAAGTATACGCTTAAACACTTACTGACTTTATTGGACGAAAAGTGGTGTATTTAACAACAATCAGTATTAATACAGTTCACATAGTTGATTAAGATAACCAAGATAACTTCCATTACTGTGAAAATGTATCTATTATCACAGAGGTCCTACCAGTAGCAAACTAGCAATAAAAACTTGTTTAGAAGTTTTAAGTGGACAATTGCCAATTACCAACATGAATTAAACCCAGCCATCTCATCATCAATCCACTTGTTTCTTCCTTCAGAGCATAGTGTACCTCCTAGACTGTGGGTTCCCTGTCCTTGTTAACTAAATGTAGATTACTAGCCAAGTTTTTCTTGATAGTGAAATGTCTTCTATCTGTGACCACTTAATCTTCAGCAAAACCCTAAACATCTCATTCTATCCACTTCATTCAAATCATACTCTGCAATGGAGCACCACCGGCCCATTTTATGGTGGGTTGTGACCTATCGGGCCCCAAACATTCGCTTTACCTCTAAAACTACTAGGCACATTCAATCCTACCCAACTCCTTTCCCCATGCCAGTTACAACTCCATAAGCAGAACAGTATTGACTAAAAGAAGTAAATCCTTAAGCTCTGGTTATAGATTTTAAATATCAATATATACCCAAAGCTGCCCCCATGCACCCGACCCTAAAACACCGTGCAACTAGCCATAATGATTCCAGAAAAGATTTGAGAATATtaatagaaaacaaatttaccTTGTCTTTCTAACTTGACATGGACATATTTAATGCCAGTGCATACTCATGTTatgatttttattttgtaaGTATATCTACCATTGGAACAGATTCCCACCGACTGAACTGTCCCGAATATGTAAAATCCCTTTGTCACAAACAATGCCTCACAATACGGTACATTCAAATGCTAGGTGCACATGTATATACATAAACATTAGCCTTTCGCCGTATAGAGGAAGTACTTTTTCCAGCGTGTGACTGTATGCATCCTTATTGGCTTGTGCAACCATTTCTAAATGGTTAGTAAttaggtactccctccattccaaattgtaggtcgttttgacttttctaggttcatagattttattatgcacctagacatacactatatctagatgcataataatatctagacatacactatatctagatgcataataatatctatgaacctaaaaaagctaaaacgacctacaatttgaaacggagggggTATTCAGAACTGTTCATTTTTCAGTTTGAAAAATCTCACCCCCTAGTGTTCTACAGCTAAGAGCACCATATGCATACTGACAAGGCTGTTATCCAGAAAAGTACCAGCTGCACTATCCCAGTATCAATACATGTTACATCGCATGCTAAATTCCTCATAAACTTCTGGGTTCTGACAAAAGTGGCAACAATAAAGCTACTCCAAAGTGATTGTCTGATGAAAAAGTCATTCAGCAGAATATGCATTTAATAATTCTAAAAATGCAGTTATCCTATAGCATAAACCAACTAATCGACTCAACACAGCAATAAATAGCTGTAGTCCAAAACAAACACGAACCAAGCTACGGAACAGAAAACAGGAACCTGTTATTACCCAGGTGCACAACAAAAAAGATGAATCTGATTGGATGTAACTTTTCACAGAGGACACCAATTCATCAACGAATTTAACTGATTTTAGCAAATATAACCCTATACCTGGAGAAGTGTGAGCTGCGCTGATAACGTAGTGGCCTCGGTCTGCAGAGTCTGGACCTTCCTCTCCAGTTCGCTTGTATACTTGATCTTCCTCTCCTTGGACCTCGCTGCCGACTGCCTGTTCGCCAGAATCCTGCACAACAGCATCACCAAAAACTTGACATAAATTGGCAATCTACAACTCCAGGATACCTCCAACCCTAAAAACTCGCAATTATTGGGAATAAAACGATGCAGATAGCTCAGATTCCGTAGCAGATAGCACACTAACACTAGCAGATAGCACTACTAAACTTTGAGGACCCTAACGTGCAGACTTCGCGCTCCGAATTACAATATTGGATAAGAAAAAACCATCCGGATCTGGGAAGCATCAAATATCAATTGATGGgggataagaaaaaaaagggaagcaGGCTAAGTTTTTCCCCCACCTCTTTGCGCGCTTGGGGTCGATGAGCGCGAGCTCGGCGATCCTCTCGGCGGGCATGGCCTTCTTGGCGTAGTCCGGCAGCCCAGTCGAGAGCGCCGACTCTCCCTCGAACGGCGAGCTGGCCCCATCCATGGACCCGCTCCTCTTGTGCCCAgccccacctccgccgctgctTCCCGCGCCCTGCAAGGCGAGTCCCTCGAAGAAAGCTGCATCGAGGGAGAGGCTCCGCGTGTGGGACCCTCCAGGCGGgcggggcgcgggcgcgggggccgcctgcggcggcggcggaggcggggtggGGTCGGAGGCGGCCGGGGAGTCGTCGGAGAGCGAGGGGAAGTCGAGGTcggagaaggagaagtcgccgtcCGGGTCGAGGAGGAGGTCCGCGTCGGAGAAGCGGAGGAACGACTCCGAGTGGGCACGCCGGTGGTGCCCCcggggggcggcgccgccgccgcccgatgacggcgccggcgcggccggcagCGGGAAGCGCGGGTCCATgtgggtcggcgacggcggcgaggtcgtcggCTAGCTCTCGCACcctgtggcggcggaggcggcggcgggctcgcggCTGTCCGGCGCGTGGTCTCTTGTGGGGGTAGAGAGAGAAGAGTGAGAGCAGTGGGTCGGGTTGGTGGGCGTGGCGTACGTGTGAGGAGTAGAAGGGCGGAGGACGCGGGGTTGCTGCCGCTGGCCCCCGCGTGGTCCCGGTTCACGGAGGTGGCGAGCTCCGACACGGATCTCGAGGTCGACGGACGGTGGAAGCGGGCCTGGGTTGGTGCGGAGGGTGCAGGGAGCGTGGGGAATCTTAGCGTGGAGTAAATGGTGTGGACGCGAGGTGTCTGAGGGAGTTCGGATGGACTCGGTGTATGGGTCGCGGCGGCTTGGGACCTCGGAAAGATACTGTCATTTCCGCAACGGCGCGTGGTCTAGGTCTAGGCAAGTCAAGGAGCAAGTGGGGGGCAAAAGAGTCATTTCCGCAGGGAAGGATGCCATGCCGCGTTGTTCCTATCAGGCAACAGCGTGCCGCAGCCGACGCGGGCCCGGGCGACTGTTTGCCGGTGGCTTCCTTTGCCGCCCAATGACACGTAGGTCCCGCTTCGCGTGGACCCACATGCCAGTGAGTGCTCCGTGAGGGGGCGGTCCCCCCCGGCCCCGTGTCGTGTCAGTTGGATGGCGGTTGGGTCTTGCGGTTTGGAGAATGTGGGGCCACCGCGTGCCTGGGCCCTGCTGTAAAGTGTGGCGAGGAGGCCGACCGGCCACTACGCCGGCAGCGCAGTTGGGAAAGCCAGGGCGGTGGAAGGTCCCGCGGACTTGCATCCCCTGCTACATGCCTCTGCCGGGAAGCTTTTATTGGCTTTTTCTCATGGCGAATTGGTGATCAGAAGCTTCTCTTCTTTTGTCGAATAGATTATCAGAAGCTCTCAAACAGACTTCCCCCCTATGTGTAGACGAGAGATCAATAGGGCTCGTCGAAGTATGTATAGACGTGAGGCTAGATGTATAATGCGGTATGCATTGTAGCCTACAGAATAGAGTAAGTGATTATTGATTAACCGTCGAAATTATAAGGCCAGCTTCCGAAGATGAGACGAGGGTGTTGGTTTGTACTCCCCcgttttctagatacatagtttttcaatggatctagatatatatatatatatatatatagatacataacaaaatctgaaaatctagaaaatctaaaaagaacttcaatttggaacagagggagtagtccGTAACATAGGATAACAAGATGCTCTTAAAAAAAGAGGTAAGGAAGGCTTGAACCTATTTATAAGGGATGTTTTTGACTTGTGAAAGGGAAATATTCCACAATTAAGCAAGTACTTGTGGATCTCTGGTGAAATCTTAGAGACTGATCATGGACAAAGCTGAAGACAGCTAAAATTGT from Setaria italica strain Yugu1 chromosome VII, Setaria_italica_v2.0, whole genome shotgun sequence includes the following:
- the LOC101780472 gene encoding transcription factor VIP1, coding for MDPRFPLPAAPAPSSGGGGAAPRGHHRRAHSESFLRFSDADLLLDPDGDFSFSDLDFPSLSDDSPAASDPTPPPPPPQAAPAPAPRPPGGSHTRSLSLDAAFFEGLALQGAGSSGGGGAGHKRSGSMDGASSPFEGESALSTGLPDYAKKAMPAERIAELALIDPKRAKRILANRQSAARSKERKIKYTSELERKVQTLQTEATTLSAQLTLLQRDTTGLTAENRELKLRLQSMEEQAKLRDALNEALREEVQRLKISAGQAVNMNGNIFNGGVQQQMPSYFMQQQQLQQQQQQQMSYFGGHQAQHHNQNHHHQSPSNGGQSLSGQSLNDSMDFI